A window of Elusimicrobiota bacterium genomic DNA:
CCGACCAGGATATAGGAAGACAGCGCCATCAGCTCCAGGCCCAGATAAAGCATCAGCAAGTCCTTTGCCGAAGCGGCCAGCATCATGCCGGTGGTGGCCAATAGAAGAAGGCTGAAGTACTCGGACCAGGGAACATGCTCTTCGCTTAAGCGGCGCAAACTAAGCATCGCGGATAAGGCCAAAGTAGCCGAGAAAAGAATTTTAAAAAAACGCGCGAATTCATCCGCGACAGGGGCCCTGAAGGCCAAGCCGGCGGACAACACCGAGGCGAATAAGACGGCGGCCAAGGCGAATGAAGGCGAAGAGATGCGGCGGGCGAAGAGGATAAGGATCAGGGCAACCCCGGCCAGGGCGAGCTCGGGGAAATAGGGCGCTATTAAGGGCATTGCAGGACTCCTGCCAAAACATAGAGAGGGCCTGGGTTCCCGCATTCGCGGGAATGACGATGGGATAGCGAAAACTTTCTCATAACCCCGCCCTCAGACCAGCGCCGTTTAATTGCATCAGCAAATGTTCGACGGAAACGCGCAGAAAACCTAAAACGGAATCAGGGTAAAGCCCGATCACCAGCGCCAGCGCGGCCAAAGGAGCCAGGGTCGCCATTTCGCGCCAGTCCAGGTCCTTTAAATTGGGGTGGCGGTTGTCCCCCAGGGCCAACCGGTAAAACAGCCAGACCATATACATGGTCCCTAAAGCCACACCCAAAACGCCGGAGAGCCCGAGCCAAGTCCGCATGGTAAACGCGCCGTTTAAGATTAAAAATTCGCCGACAAAGGAATTCAAGCCAGGAAATCCGGTGGCTGCCAAGGAAAACAGCGCCAGAAAAACCGTGTAGACCGGAAGGGCCTTAAAAAGCCCGCCGTAACGCGCGATATCGCGGGTATGCGTTCGTTCATAAAGCATGCCCACGCATAAAAACAAGGCGCCGGTGATAATGCCGTGATTAATCATTTGAAGAATCGCGCCTTCCAGGCCGCTCGCGGTAAAAGAAAAAATGCCCAGCGTCACAAAACCCATGTGGCTGACGCTCGAATAAGCGATCAACCTTTTGACATCGGTTTGGGTCAAGGTCACGCACGCCCCCCAAATAATGGCGGCCACCGATAAGGCGAGCATAGGCTTCAAGAAATACAACGAGGCGCCGGGCAAAACCGGCAGGCAAACCCGGAGGAATCCGTAAGCGCCCATTTTAAGCAGAATCCCGGCTAAAATCACGCTCCCGGCCGTCGGCGCTTCGGTATGCGCGTCCGGAAGCCAGGTATGCAGAGGAAACATCGGCACTTTAACCGCAAACGC
This region includes:
- a CDS encoding NADH-quinone oxidoreductase subunit M, producing the protein MMDHMLSSIIFLPMAGAAAIMLFPSARAARWIALLTTVATFVLSLPLFFLFDKQMAQLQFTEQALWIPSWNIAYSVGVDGISLPFIFLAALLSILCVAVSWRAVETRTRAFYGALLVSETAMIGLFAAANLLLFYVFWELILVPIFLLIGVWGSTERVYAAVKFLLFTLAGSVLMLLGMIALYNLGGGTLEFDALSRTMIEPTLQYWLFGAFTAAFAVKVPMFPLHTWLPDAHTEAPTAGSVILAGILLKMGAYGFLRVCLPVLPGASLYFLKPMLALSVAAIIWGACVTLTQTDVKRLIAYSSVSHMGFVTLGIFSFTASGLEGAILQMINHGIITGALFLCVGMLYERTHTRDIARYGGLFKALPVYTVFLALFSLAATGFPGLNSFVGEFLILNGAFTMRTWLGLSGVLGVALGTMYMVWLFYRLALGDNRHPNLKDLDWREMATLAPLAALALVIGLYPDSVLGFLRVSVEHLLMQLNGAGLRAGL